From a region of the Drosophila ananassae strain 14024-0371.13 chromosome XL, ASM1763931v2, whole genome shotgun sequence genome:
- the LOC6504680 gene encoding mucin-2 yields MQCLWSTLLGLVAVLVQVTGRSVRQVSGGYHPGYYGQPAPYPAYHHAPLPYGYHGYQPAPPVYSPAPAAYYGNVYGVFKDFPGGGSPVRYDYNNRCSRNYVGIKPHPDQQQYYYICQPNCVIFSKCPNQEKFNPSSGRCVQQQIQPLNLPANRPQCQKEGRFPHPHDCKVYYRCHKNQTEPWLFACPEGTVFSSLERKCLPGDQCPSTEISDSGSYIPQNCELKFPECAEEGTFRSPTDCALYYTCRLQKETGNFLQTRFKCPGSNSFDLDKKLCRPRNEVECYDYVPGPVPGPFAPLPYYPPYPAALPLYEEDDYDTGAGKEQETPALKSDRAKSFEKPSVNIVIVPTTTTTTTVKPNTPTYSYPYYYPSYDKSHHHNSKEEEPALRSLKLEEDIVILPTATTKKYEYVRYTKTRTEEEEATEAPRDGGRKSLKGLSLSENIVIIPTTEKPTVPTCPTHPITKKPETTSTTTKKPTTTTTTTKKTTTTTTPKPTTTTPKPTTSTPKPTTTTTKKTTTTTTEKPTTTTTTTKKPTTTTEKPTTTTQKPTTTTVKPTTTTEKPTTTVKTTTTTKATTTQKPTPTKRETTTVTTTTEKPKTTTPKPTTTTEKPTTTTLKTTKTPKPTTTTTTTPKPTTTTPKPTTTTEKTTTTTQIPTTTTRKPTTTTPKPTTTTQKPTTTTPKPTTTTQKPTTTAPKTTTTTEKSTTTEKSTPTKRETTTISTTERPKTTLNPTTTTTKKTTTIEPKTTTKTSTTVTTTTEKPTTTTIKPTTTQKPTTTTPETTTTTLKTTTPKPTTTEKTTTPKSTTVTSTTQKTTTITTTTTPKPTTTTKKPTTVTSTTQKSTTTTEKPTTSTPKPTTSTSTLRPTTSTPKPTTSTQKPTTVETTTTTKLTTIPSTTSKKTTETTPKTTTVTITTQRPTTTTLKPTTVTITTPKPTTTTRQTSTVTTTTQKPTTTTARMTTTKKTTTLPSSSSSTTTTELTTETKPHCPDSDDTSVATPDDELSTEKVPQLIVKVYEPIDLKIVFCPKSCDEDHDHKYDPADSHKKPSCFGSGCDDEEEQVHKHVAIQWKPLELSDVASFQNAG; encoded by the exons ATGCAGTGCCTCTGGTCGACACTGCTGGGCCTTGTGGCTGTGCTCGTCCAGGTCACAGGTCGTTCGGTGCGTCAGGTATCCGGCGGCTACCATCCCGGATATTACGGACAACCGGCTCCCTATCCGGCCTATCATCATGCCCCTCTGCCCTACGGCTACCACGGATACCAGCCAGCACCTCCCGTCTATAGTCCAGCACCTGCTGCTTATTACGGCAATGTCTATGGAGTCTTCAAGGACTTCCCGGGCGGCGGAAGTCCAGTTAGATACGATTAT AACAATCGCTGCTCCCGGAACTATGTGGGAATCAAGCCACATCCCGACCAGCAGCAGTACTACTACATCTGTCAGCCAAACTGTGTGATTTTCAGCAAGTGCCCCAACCAAGAG AAATTCAATCCCAGCAGTGGAAGATGTGTCCAGCAACAGATACAGCCTCTCAACCTGCCAGCGAACCGCCCTCAGTGCCAGAAGGAGGGACGCTTCCCGCATCCACATGATTGCAAGGTCTACTACCGGTGTCACAAGAATCAAACAGAGCCCTGGCTCTTTGCCTGCCCCGAGGGCACTGTGTTCTCGTCGCTGGAGAGGAAGTGCCTGCCCGGCGACCAGTGCCCCTCCACGGAGATCTCCGACAGCGGCAGCTATATTCCACAGAACTGTGAACTCAAGTTTCCCGAGTGCGCCGAGGAGGGCACCTTCCGTTCGCCGACGGACTGCGCTTTGTACTACACCTGCCGATTGCAAAAGGAAACCGGTAACTTCCTGCAGACGAGGTTCAAGTGTCCGGGCAGCAACAGCTTCGACCTGGACAAGAAGCTCTGCCGGCCGCGTAATGAGGTGGAGTGCTATGATTATGTCCCGGGTCCGGTGCCGGGTCCTTTCGCGCCGCTACCCTATTATCCGCCCTATCCGGCTGCCCTGCCCCTCTACGAGGAGGATGACTATGACACGGGTGCCGGCAAGGAGCAGGAGACTCCTGCCCTCAAATCGGATCGTGCTAAGAGCTTTGAGAAGCCCTCCGTCAACATAGTTATCGTGcccaccaccactaccacgACGACAGTGAAGCCCAACACTCCCACATACTCGTATCCTTACTACTATCCTTCCTACGATAAGTCGCACCACCACAACAGCAAGGAGGAGGAGCCCGCTCTGAGGAGTCTGAagctggaggaggacattGTGATTCTTCCCACGGCGACAACTAAGAAGTACGAGTATGTGAGGTACACGAAGACCAGGACCGAGGAAGAGGAGGCCACTGAGGCTCCAAGAGATGGTGGAAGGAAGTCGCTGAAGGGCTTGAGCTTGTCCGAGAATATTGTGATTATTCCGACCACAGAGAAGCCCACAGTGCCAACTTGTCCCACGCATCCTATAACCAAGAAGCCAGAAACCACTTCTACAACCACCAAGAAGCCAACGACAACCACAACTACTACGAAAAagacaacgacaacgacgacTCCAAAGCCTACAACCACCACTCCAAAGCCTACAACTTCGACCCCAAAACCTACAACTACTACGACCAAGAAGACGACAACCACTACGACTGAAAAACCCACGACAACCACTACTACAACTaagaaaccaacaacaactactgAGAAGCCCACAACAACCACTCAGAAACCCACAACGACGACTGTGAAACCCACAACAACCACAGAGAAACCCACAACAACTGTGAAGACAACCACGACTACGAAAGCGACAACCACACAGAAGCCAACACCAACAAAGAGGGAAACCACTACAGTGACAACTACCACCGAAAAGCCAAAAACTACAACGCCAAAACCAACAACTACAACTGAAAAACCAACAACTACGACACTGAAAACGACAAAAACTCCCAAGccaacaacgacaacgactACGACTCCTAAACCAACCACTACGACCCCAAAACCTACAACAACTACTGAGAAAACGACGACAACTACTCAGATACCAACCACTACGACTCGAAAGCCAACAACGACGACTCCTAAACCGACAACAACTACTCAGAAACCAACTACTACGACTCCAAAGCCAACAACTACAACTCAGAAACCAACAACGACAGCTCCTaagacaacaacaaccactGAGAAGTCAACAACCACAGAGAAGTCGACTCCCACAAAGCGGGAAACGACAACTATTAGTACAACAGAGAGGCCAAAGACTACTCTCAATCCcacaaccacaaccaccaAGAAGACAACCACAATTGAACCTAAAACAACGACCAAGACAAGCACCACAGTGACGACAACAACAGAGAAACCAACAACGACAACAATTAAGCCGACAACCACACAGAAACCAACAACTACAACGCCAGAGACAACGACAACCACTCTGAAGACAACAACTCCTAAGCCTACAACCACAGAGAAGACGACGACTCCTAAGTCTACAACAGTGACTTCTACGACCCAGAAGACAACAACTATAACCACTACAACCACTCCAAAGCCAACCACTACGACGAAGAAACCAACAACGGTGACAAGTACTACCCAGAAGTCAACGACAACTACTGAGAAACCGACAACTTCGACACCAAAGCCTACAACTTCGACTTCAACACTAAGGCCTACCACTTCTACTCCGAAGCCTACGACTTCCACGCAGAAACCAACAACAGTGGAGACAACAACGACTACCAAACTGACAACCATTCCTTCTACAACTTCCAAGAAGACAACAGAAACTACTCCCAAGACAACAACTGTGACGATAACCACACAGAGACCCACCACAACCACTCTCAAACCAACAACAGTGACAATAACGACACCAAAGCCAACAACCACCACTCGACAGACCTCGACAGTGACAACAACGACCCAGAAACCGACAACAACCACTGCCAGGATGACAACAACGAAGAAAACAACTACTCTTCCAAGTTCCAGcagctccaccaccaccacagaGCTGACCACCGAAACTAAGCCACACTGCCCCGATTCGGACGACACCTCAG TTGCCACACCAGACGATGAACTCTCCACCGAGAAGGTGCCCCAACTGATCGTGAAGGTGTACGAGCCCATCGACCTCAAGATTGTGTTTTGCCCCAAGTCCTGTGACGAGGATCATGACCACAAATATG ACCCAGCTGATAGTCATAAGAAGCCCAGCTGTTTTGGAAGCGGAtgcgacgacgaggaggagcaGGTCCACAAGCATGTCGCCATCCAGTGGAAGCCACTGGAGCTGAGCGACGTGGCCAGTTTCCAGAATGCAGGCTAA